The Phycisphaerales bacterium genome segment ACCGTCCGCTTCATCGGCTCGTCCTTCAGCACCCGCGCGAGCTCCAGCAGCCCCGCCGTGCCAGAGCCGTTGTCGTCCGCGCCCGGCGTCCCCGGCACCGCATCAAAGTGCGCCGCCACGATCAGCACCTCGCCCGGCAGCTCCTTCCCCACGATCTCCACGCTGATGTTGCGGTACGTGTGCTCCTCGGGCTTCGCCGGCTCCTCGCCCGCCTCCCGGTTGAACCGGCGCGCCGGCAGCGCCCACTTGAACTCGTGCACCTTGGGCGTGTACCCCAGCTCCTTGAGCGCCGCGATCAGCTGTTCCTCGGTCTTCTTCAAACCCTCGCGCGACGCCGCATCACCCAGCGCCGCCCGCGCCGTCGGCAGCGACCGCAGCGTCGCCATCAACCGCTCCTGCTCCACCTTCTCCTCAGGCCCGGCCACCGCCGCGCCCGCCAGCACACACACCAGAGCCGCAGTCCACACCTTCTGCATCACACACCTCTTTCACTCGCCCCACTCTGTGCGACTTTCTCCGTGCTCTCCGTGCCTCCGTGTTTGGTCTTACTTCCCCCGCAGCCGCTCCGCCGCGATCATCGCCGCCCCGAAGACCCCGGCCGTGTCCGCGAGCTGGCTCTCCACCACATCCACCTTCTTACACGCGGCCGGGAACGCGTGTTCACGCACCGACGCCTCCACCCGCTTCACATACTCCTTGCCCAGCGCTTCCGTCAGCCCGCCCCCCAGCACCACCCGGGGCAGGCTCAGCACCGTCACCATGTTCGCGATGGCCATTCCCAGCTCGTGCGCCGAGTGATCCACCACCTGGCACACCAGCTTGTCCGGCTTGCCGCTCCCGTGATAGAACTGCGCCAGCGTCTTGCTCTTGATCTTGTTGTACTCCTGCCCCACCTCCGACGTCAGCCGCGTCTTGTGGTTGCTCTTGATCAGGCGCACCAGCCGGTCGACCACGGCCGTGCGCGAGCACGCGTTCTCCAACGTGCGATCCCCCAGCGCCCGCCCAGGGTGCAGCACCGTGTGCCCGATCTCCCCCGCGCTGAAATGGCAGCCGTAGTACAGGGACCCGTTCAGGATCAGCCCCCCGCCAATCCCCGTGCCCACCCACACACCCAGCAGGTCCTTCGCGTTCTTTCCTGCCCCGATCCGGTTCTCCCCCACGACCGCGACGTTGACGTCGTTATCAAGGAACGTCTTCACCTTCAGCTTGCGCGTGAGGATGGCCGCGAGCGGCACGTCATTCCACCGCAGGTTCACGGCCTCAACCACCACACCCTTCACCGGGTCCACCGCCCCCGGCGCGCCGATGCCGATCGCGCCGACGCCGGCAACCGTCGTCCCTGCGTTCTGGCACGCCTCCTCGATCCCCTCGACGATCCGCGCCACGACCGCGTCCTGCCCCTCATCCGCCTTCGTCTTCCGCTTGGCCTGCCCCAGCATCTTCCATTCGGGCGACACCAGCCCGATCTGCATGTTCGTGCCGCCGAGATCGATCCCGATAAGAGGCTTGGGCATGAGGGACTCCTGAGAGCCCCAAACGTTAGTCGTGGTCAATCGTCAGCACCGCTGGCGCGAGTCCATCTGATCTATACGTCCTATCAGTCCTATAGGTCCTATGAGTCCTATCGACGCCTAGTCCGCTCCCCCACCCCCGCGCTTTTTGCCCTCCCACGGCTTCTTCTCCGTCTTCTCGAACGCCACGCCGCCCACCAGCCGCACCATCCCCGGCCCCAGCTCCGTTTCCACGGCCTTGATCAGGTCCGGTTCCAGTCGAATCCGCAGCTGCGCATCGGCCGCGAGAATCGCGACCTGGTCTTGCGTGCCGATCACCAGCTCGATGGGCAGCATCGGAACCGCGACGGTCGGCTGCTTGGGCGGGGCGGTGATCAGCCCCGCCACCTGCTTCAGCACCGTTGGCGCCGACCCGTTCAGGCGCAGCTCGTCCACCATCAGCCGCACCTTGCCGCCGTCGAGTGGTACGCCGTCGATGGGCGCGAGCCGGTCGATCACCAGCTGCGGGTCGCCGCGTTTGAGGTCCACGCGCCCCAGCACAAACACGACCTTTTCTGCCTCGGCGAGGTGGCCGTACTTCGCGTAGCCGTCGGCGAAGAGCGGGCAGTCGCACGCGCCGAAGGAGTCTTCGACGGTGAGGATCGCCATTTTCTGCCCGGCATTGCGCCCGTTCTTGAGCACGATGGTGCGGGCCGACTGCACCATGGCCGCGATCACCGCGCGCTGGTCCTGCTGCATTTCCTTGATGCTCGCCGTGTTCGCGGTGGTGAAGATGCCGGCCCAGCTCTTCCACCGCTCCAGCGGGTGGCTGGACACATAGAACCCGAGCGCGTCCTTCTCGTTCGCGAGCGTTTCGGTCTCGCTCCAGGGCTCGGCCTTCGCGAGCGTGATCACGGGCGCCTTGGCCGCGGCCGCAGGGCCCGGCCCGCCAAAGAGCGCCGCCTGACCCGCCGCCTTGTCCGCCGCAGCCCGCGCCCCCGCGCTGAGGGCTTGCTCGATGGACGCGACCATCGCGCTGCGCGTCGCCCGCCCGTGCACGCCGTCGAACGCGCCGCACTTGATCAGCGCCTCCAGCGTGCTCTTGTTCACGCTGCCCGGGGGCATCCGCTCGCAGAAGTCAAACAGGCTCGTGAACGGCCCGCTCTTCTGCCGCTCGGTGATGATCGCTTCGATGGCCTTATCGCCCGCGCCCTTCAGGGCCTTGAGGCCGAAGCGCACGTGGCCCTGTCGCGCGATCCGGGGCTCGCTGTCGTCGTACACCACCGCGAAGTCCGACAGCGACAGGTTGATGTCCGGCGGGCGGACCTCGACCCCAACCTTGACCTGCACGCCCGTGTCCGCGTCGATGAACCGCGTGCGGCGGCAATCTTCGAGGTAGGGGATCCAGTCGCTGACCTTGTTCGCGCCCGACTCGTACGTCAGGAACGCGGCCATGTACTGATTGGGAAAATACGTCTTCAGGTACGCCGTCTGGTACGCCACGATCGCGTAGCCGGTCGAGTGGCTCTTGTTGAAGCCGTAGCCGGCGAACTTGAGGATCAGCTCGAACAGCTCCTCGGCGCCCTGCTTGGTCAGCCCCTGTTTCTGCGCGCCGTCGACGAACTTGGGGCGCTCCTTCTCAATTTTGTCGTGCTTCTTCTTGCTGATGTTCTTGATGAGCGAGTAGGCGTCGCGAAGCTTGATGCCGCCCAGGCCGTGCACGATCTGCATGACCTGCTCCTGGTACACCATCACGCCGTAGGTCTCGCTGGTGTAGCGGTCGACGATGTCGTGGACCTTGGGGACTTCCTGAAGGCCGTGCTTGCGCTGGTTGTAGTCGGGGATGAGGTCCATCGGCCCCGGCCGGAACAGCGCGTTCGCGGCGATGAGGTCCTCCAGCCGGTCGGGCTTCATCTCCACCAGCAGCCGCCGCATCCCGCCGGATTCGAACTGGAACACGCCGGTGGTCTCGCCGCGACGGAAGAGCTCGAACACCTTCTGGTCGCGGAAGTCCAGGCGGTCGAGGTCGAGCGGGTGGGCGCGCGAGGCAGGCTCTTTGCCGCTCTGGATGGAGGCGTAGTCCGCGCCGCGCCCAACCGCCTTCCAGATCTCCTCCTCGCTGAGCGTCTCGCGGATGAGCTTGAGCGCCCGCGCCACGATCGAGATCGTGCGCAGGCCCAGGAAGTCCATCTTGAGCAGGCCCATCTTCTCGCAGGTGGGCCCGTCCCACTGCGTGACCACTTCGTTCTCGGCCGAGCCGCTGGCGCGGTAGAGCGGAACGATCTCGTGCAGGGGGCGCGTGGCGACGATGACGCCGGCTGCGTGCACGCTCGCGTGGCGGGCCTGGCCCTCGATGCCCATCGCGTTGTCGATGAGCTGCTTGACCGTGCCATCGCTGTCGTACAGCTTCTTGAGGTCGGGCTCGGCGGTGAGCGCGTCCTCCAGCGTCATGCCCAGTGTTTCCGGGATCAGCTTCGCCAGCCGGTCGACGTCTGCGAGCGGCATCTCCAGCACGCGCCCGACGTCACGCACGGC includes the following:
- a CDS encoding ROK family protein, with amino-acid sequence MPKPLIGIDLGGTNMQIGLVSPEWKMLGQAKRKTKADEGQDAVVARIVEGIEEACQNAGTTVAGVGAIGIGAPGAVDPVKGVVVEAVNLRWNDVPLAAILTRKLKVKTFLDNDVNVAVVGENRIGAGKNAKDLLGVWVGTGIGGGLILNGSLYYGCHFSAGEIGHTVLHPGRALGDRTLENACSRTAVVDRLVRLIKSNHKTRLTSEVGQEYNKIKSKTLAQFYHGSGKPDKLVCQVVDHSAHELGMAIANMVTVLSLPRVVLGGGLTEALGKEYVKRVEASVREHAFPAACKKVDVVESQLADTAGVFGAAMIAAERLRGK
- the dnaE gene encoding DNA polymerase III subunit alpha; amino-acid sequence: MADGPTTTPAPGTKPDMGEFVHLHLHTEYSLLDGGNRIDKLVARVAELGMKAVGVTDHGNIFGAVAFYTACKDKGVKPILGVEAYVTPPGKPRTDRTYSGGGEGGFHLVLLAENDEGWRNLLYLCSEAYLTGFYYKPRIDREILAKHSAGLIAINGHLGSEIGEHLLSYVRSSDKKHWDAAVESARWHAEHLPKGNFYIELQHHVPEQNAINPLLIKLAKELSLPLVCDNDSHFLRAEDHDSHDTLICISTGKSKHDTQRMKYPTELYVKSPREMREVMEEYGEAGREAIANTVKIAERCNVTLPIGANHAPSVRVRVKAEGGKRKAESGGGGGGGGGVESWPLGELPRHDDPRFGGDLTAWYKAYCQCFEVVPFQVPAGCSEEERKGLVAEAKTECDKALRLLAEAGMVWRYGPRESSKLKAQTSNDEAEARLARLERELGILSGKNISAYFLIVWDFVNWGRQNGVPALARGSGVGTMVGYVLGLSNACPVRYGLLFERFTDPDRSEYPDIDIDLCQDGRGNVINYVRNKYGHVAQIITFGTLKARAAVRDVGRVLEMPLADVDRLAKLIPETLGMTLEDALTAEPDLKKLYDSDGTVKQLIDNAMGIEGQARHASVHAAGVIVATRPLHEIVPLYRASGSAENEVVTQWDGPTCEKMGLLKMDFLGLRTISIVARALKLIRETLSEEEIWKAVGRGADYASIQSGKEPASRAHPLDLDRLDFRDQKVFELFRRGETTGVFQFESGGMRRLLVEMKPDRLEDLIAANALFRPGPMDLIPDYNQRKHGLQEVPKVHDIVDRYTSETYGVMVYQEQVMQIVHGLGGIKLRDAYSLIKNISKKKHDKIEKERPKFVDGAQKQGLTKQGAEELFELILKFAGYGFNKSHSTGYAIVAYQTAYLKTYFPNQYMAAFLTYESGANKVSDWIPYLEDCRRTRFIDADTGVQVKVGVEVRPPDINLSLSDFAVVYDDSEPRIARQGHVRFGLKALKGAGDKAIEAIITERQKSGPFTSLFDFCERMPPGSVNKSTLEALIKCGAFDGVHGRATRSAMVASIEQALSAGARAAADKAAGQAALFGGPGPAAAAKAPVITLAKAEPWSETETLANEKDALGFYVSSHPLERWKSWAGIFTTANTASIKEMQQDQRAVIAAMVQSARTIVLKNGRNAGQKMAILTVEDSFGACDCPLFADGYAKYGHLAEAEKVVFVLGRVDLKRGDPQLVIDRLAPIDGVPLDGGKVRLMVDELRLNGSAPTVLKQVAGLITAPPKQPTVAVPMLPIELVIGTQDQVAILAADAQLRIRLEPDLIKAVETELGPGMVRLVGGVAFEKTEKKPWEGKKRGGGGAD